The nucleotide window TCTGGGTTATAGTGGTTCTGATCTAGAGTACTATAGAGAGTATCTTAATAGGTGGGAAGAAATTTTACTAACCCCGTTGTTAATAGGTGGTTGATGATGACCTTGACCGATTTTCGAATGATGAGATCAGGCCAGCATTCTGAACTTTTAACAAAATATATAAAGAATTTAATGCTAATTTTTAGTTGTAGTTTTTAAAATTAAAGCTTTATATTTTGATCAAATTCTAAGAGTGGCAATATTTTATGAGCTAACTCAGCGTAAAAATAAGGTTGAGGGAACAAGTGTTTAGGGGAAAGGTCTTAAAATTTAAAAAGATAATAATCATCCAAAAGAAGAGAGAGGAAAAATTGTTAGAAATGAAAAACCTTGTTCATATAAATATTTATTATTGTGATAAAATTGGAAGAATAAAAAAAGTGTTTTATGTAATATAATTCTGATTTAATTTCAAATATTGTCTCAATGAAGTACTAAAAAAGCCGTGATTTTACTGTTTAGATTTAACTTCTATTTTCTTAAATTTATCTACTAAATTCTTTAGTTCATTTTTCTTTGCTTTTATTTGTTGAAGTACCTCTAATGCTTCTTTGCCTTTTTGGGTTAAATAATATACGTTATCTTTTCTTGCTATATATCCCTTAGTTTCTAGTTCTGGTAGGTACTTTTTAGCTACTTCATACGTTATACCAGCTGAATACATTAGCCTTGTTTTATTTATTCCGTCTTCTTTGCACGCAGATAGTATGTCGGCGATTATATCATACTTATCTCTCTTTCTCTTGTTAAACTCTAGCATATAATAGTAAAATAGTGTTTCTATTTAAAAAGTTTTACCAGATTTGTGTCGTTGAAACAATATTCTGATTGCCTTATTTTAGCATCAATATGAGCGATGAAGGTATATGATTCCGGGGCTATTGAACTTAATAATTTATGAGTCTACTAAATTATGTAACATAAAATTCTTTTTATTAAAAATAACAGTATTAGTATACTAATTCATGATTAATAAACTTTTCTTTTAGATCTGTTCTAAATTAAAACGGATAATTGGTAATAACCTTACTATTACTAAACGGTGGCTTATTAAATATGATACTCGAAATCAGATTAAAAACAGATTTATGTAATAGTAAAAACGCTGTTAAAGCTGTATTTTATGGAGTTATCGTAGGTAACTTATACGTTAGATATATTCTCATTTATATCTATATAAACTTAGTGATCCGATAATCTCGTTAAACTATCTTATATTAGACTTTTGTTTTTACGTCCAATTAATCTACTTTTCCTCTCTTCTAATAGCGGAACTCGTTTAACTAAAGTTTATTAAACTATTCCAACAATTAAGGTGTATGGAGTCATTTAGTCGAGAAGATAAAATGCTATTCAAAGTATTAGGCGTTAATCCTAACAAGGTATCATATAAACGGATTTCAGCTAAACTAATAACTGATTTCGAAAAGTTCTTTTCCATGATTATTCCTAAGGATGTCGAGGAAATTATCCTTTTACTGTCACCCCAAATAAACGGGGAAGAAATAGTAAAATCTTTAAATAAAAAATACCCTCAAGCTTCGATTTTTGCAATACTTATTGACTCTCTAAAAGACGACGAAATTTTGTTAATAACTCGTTAGTGTTAATTGACTATATTACGTTAAAATAAAAAGGAAAGAGAACAATATTATATTATGGACTTTGAATTTTCGGAGGAAGAAAAACTACTAAAAGAAGATATACATGAGTTCTTAGCCAAAAAATTGAGACCTATAATGAAAAATATTGACCAAGAAGAAAAAATACCTAGAGACTTTGTTAGAGAAGCTGGCAAGATGGGGATATGGGGGACAATATTTTCAAAGGACGTGGGAGGACTTCAACTCCCTATGACCTCTGCTGTGGTCATAGCGGAAGAATTAGGTTGGGCAGATTTTTCCCTGGCTACCGGCGTAATGTACGTCTTAGAGGAAGGGTGGGGATACGTATTAGACAAATTAGGAAATAACGACCTAAGGCAAGAAGTCCTGCCCAAAGTTATTGAGGGAGAACACTTCCTCGGTGTAGCGTCCACTGAGCCAACTGGTGGCAGTGATGTGGCTTCAATAAGGACACAAGCAATAAGAGAGGGCGACCACTACGTTATAAGTGGACAAAAGGTCTATATAAGTGGAGCATTAGAAGCTAAGGAGTGGGGAGGGGGACATTTAGTCTTAACAAAGACTAATCCTAAAGAGAAGCATAAGGGAATTTCCATAATTTATGTCCCTGCAACACTAGATAATGTCAGGGTTTCCAAGATAAATAACATGGGAAGGATGGGTATTTCTACGGCGATCGTTAGTTATGACAACGTAGAAGTACCTTTACGTAACCTAGTAGGAGAAGAAAATAGGGGGTTTTACCACGCCATGGAAGGGTTTAATCACGCAAGGGTTCTAGTAGCCGGGATCTGTCTCGGTGCAGCTAGAGCGATTTTAGACCAAGGAATAGAATACATAAAGAATAGAGAAGCGTTCGGACAAAAACTGAAAGACTTCCAAGCTATAGCGTTTGAGGCATCTGAGCTCTATACCCGCTTAGAAATGGCGAGGCTTTTGACATACAAGGCGGCATGGGCGATAGATAAGGGGCTAAGAGACGCCCACATAATTGTGGCTATGGCGAAGTTAACTTCTCCTCAAACGGCTCTAGATATTGCTAAATCCGTAATGATGTGGATGGGTGGTTACGGTTATAGTAAGGACGCTATGATAGAGGCTGGTTTTAGGGGTATTGTCAGTTATTTAGTTGGGGCTGAAGGGGCTATGAATATCATGAAACTTATAATCTCAAGGGGCATTTTGGGGTAAAATGTGTAAAATCATTACAGTACTTAAAGTTTTCTGTTTTTTAGAATGAATTTTCTATTATCTTTTTCTAGATCCCCTGTTATAGAGTAATAAACTGCTCTTAGTAATAACTTTAAAGTAACTGCTAAGTTGCTCTGTTCGTAAAGTGCTAAAATAAATACAGGCAATGATTTTAAAAAATAGAAATCTAGGGAGTGTTCTCAAACAGTCACCAAATTCGATAAGGATTTGTAAAAATAATAGAGTATTTATAAAAACTATCCTTTCTATTACTACTTGCTGGAAAGAGCTAGAAGTAATGAGAGCAAACATTACTGTAGAAACACTTATGTGCAAGGGTCACGAGATTTATGGGGATCCACAACATGAACCTCGTAACCCTTGCACAATTAATACTCTTAGTTTTAAGGAATTTAAATTTTAAGCCGAGAAAACACGAGCTGGAAGACCTTGCATACGCAATAGCAGCATACTTACTAGGAGTACAAGTCACCAAGTTAGGGACACCACCATCAACACTATACTACTACACTAAAAAACTCGGAGTAAAGAGGAGGAGAGGAGAAAGACCACCGTGCCCCTCGTGCAAATCAAACAGAGTAGTAAAGAACGGCTCATCTAGGGGAAAAACAAAATACAAGTGCAAAACTTGCGGGAAGACGTCCTACCAAGCGACAAACCACAAGATGAGTAAAGAGCAAAAGGAGAGAGTACTGAAAGAATACACGAATAGGATGAGCATGAGGGGGATAGCGAGGGTCGAAGGGAAACCGTTAACTACAATATACAGCTTTATAAGGAGGAAAGGGGTAGAAGCGTATGCTTACCTACTACTCTTGCAAGGACGATTAGAGGGTTTCACGGCAAAAGCTACAGTGCTCGACGAGAGTTGGACTTACGTGTGGGTCAGACATGGGCAAAAGAGGGAAGACTTGTGGATATGGAACGCGTTGGCAGATGGTGTACCCTTCTTTATCACGGGTGATAGGGATTACATGACTTTCAGCTTCCTCCAGGACCCCCTACCCGAGAGTAGGGTGTACTACACTGATGGTTACTCAGTTTACCAAGTACTCGACAAACACGTTGTGGGTAAGGAGTATACTTATACTGTGGAGAGTTATCATTCTTACTGTAGGGCCCACCTGGCTAGGTTGGCAAGGGACACGAGGGCTGTTAATAGGGACGTGGGGATAGTTGAGTATAGCCTTGCCTTGTTGAATGTCATGTACCCGGTAGTTTATTCAAGGGAGAGAACTCCCTTGAACGAGGCTTACTTGAAGGGGATACACTATATTAGAAATAAACTGATATAATATTACAAACACTTATCGAATTTCATGACTGTTTGAGAACACTCCCAGGCCGTGAAAGATAGCAAAGGACTTTATTATAAATAGTATTATTCTACTTAAATTCTTTTTAAATTGTAATGTTCCTCTTCCAATATCATGAGCGAGAATCTGTTTTTTATACGCTAGAATATGATACCCGTTTTTCCTTAGCTTATAGCAATATTCATTATCAATCCTATCTACTAATAGTTTTTCATCATATCTATATCTCCAGCAGATATTTACATTAAGGAGACTTCCGCTATTAATAACAGATTTACATTCATAAAAATCATTGTTAATTAAACTGTTTCTACAGTATCCATATCTTTTATTAATTGATATAATGGCGACGTTATTATCTAAATTCATACTGTATAGTTTTTCTATGAAAATTCTTAGTTCATATATATCTATTATTCTGGAATCTTGATCTAGAATTAATAACCATTTTTCATTTGTAAGCTTAGCCAGAGATAACCCCAAATTGTAGGCAAACCCTAGACCCATATTTTCTTTGGCCTCTAGATACCAATCAGATATTTCTTTCAATTTATTATATGGTGTATGGTCTGGAGTATTGTCAATAATTAAGATCCGCGTATCTTTAACGGTATTCTTTATCTGGAGTAACGTAGAGTATATTAACTCGACGTTATTTAAATAATAAATCGGTACTACTACAAGCATGAGTAATAATATCAGGATTGTAAATGTGATTTATACTTTTTCCAAAGTTTAAACTATTAAATAGATAAAAACTCAGAAAAATAGATTATATTCATAAACACAGTCAAAGTTAAATGCACTTATTTTTGTACCTTTGTTATCTAATCTTTATCAATATTAAGCTAGTTCTTTACCAGCCCCACATCATAACCTAACCTGTTAGCTTCTTGTAAATAATCATTAACGCCCTTTAGGAGCAGACTGAACGACTCCTTATACTTTTCCTCTACCCTCCTCAGTAACGTTTCGTACTTGCTCCCTTTTAAGTCCAGTAATAAGTTATCTACTAACCTAGTTATCTCGTCGACATCCTTTTCAGCTTTTTTCACGTAGTCGAGGCTCCACCTAAGGATCTTTATGTAGTCCGTAATTACGCCTTTCACTACATCTTTCCCTAGACTGGAAGTTGACAAGAGAGAATAATAAACTGTTTCCATTAATTTTTGAAATCCCCTGACTTCCGCGGTCATAGACAATAGTCTTAGTCCTAACCTATAGGCTTTAATCTCTTCTGCCGTGTGCAAGTCTTCTATTTTAATAACTCTTTCCTTAACTTTATCTAAGTTATTTATGCTTTCTGCTATAGAAATAGTCTCGTCTATTATGTTCCTTACGATCTTGACAGTGTCCTTTAAGGCTAAATAAATAGGGAAAACCTTCCCTATATCATCTACTTTTATGAGGTCCTTTACTGCGTTCATAATCTTTTGAAGTTCTATGTTAGACTCTTCTAGCTCCTCCCTTATCTTTGTCAGTTCTTCTTTAGTATCTTTTGCAATTGTATATAGGTCAAGGATAGTACTCTCACTCCCAGCAAATTCAGGGTTTTCGAAATAGACTGTGATCCCGTATATCTTACCGAGTAATCGGCCCGTGTGTACTATACTCTTAGTATACCTCACATATAACTGTAAAAGCTGATTATTGACCTCAGTTATTAACTTGTTAATAGGGGAATTGGTATCTCCTTCACTCATAATTAAATTTTAAAAACAAGGTATATTAAACTGTTATTGTTATAGTCAGGAAGAGTTGTTTATCTTCTCGGCCAGCGTATTCAATACTTCTTTGTCAGCAGTCACTACATATACTGTATTTCCCCTCTCTGATAACCTTATTATTTCCTCTAATACCTCCTTCTTTGACTCTTCGGTTTGATATTCCTCGGGATATTCAATAATGACGACAGATTTCTTCGCTCTGGAAATAAGTGCTTTAAACACAGCATAAGATAAAGTGGAAGGTTCCTTAACCTCTTCGTTATCTCTCAATACTTTTCCATCCCTTGTTAATTTTAGCCCGTTCCCTAAATCTAAATCCCCAACCTTTTTTAACTTATGTATTGTAACCCTACATTTCTCTGAAAACAATTGGGCCTCTTCTTCACTATTTAGTGCAGAAAAAGACGCGTTGAGTATAAAAGGCCTAGCATATGGCACATATACGATATCACTTACACCTTCTCTGTTTATGAACTCGTCCCTGAGATCATAGAGTATAGGCTCCACTATACTTTCAATAAGTGATTGGGATACTTCAGTGAGTTGCTGGTGGATCCCGATAGCCTTTTGGTTTGTCTCTCGTGCAGTCACTACTAAAACTTTGTTAAGTTCCTCAGCAGTCACTTCTCTGTTAAACCCCTTGTTCTCCAAGGGTAGTTTTAAGTCTACCGTAGTGTGTAGGATCCCTTTATCTACCTCCATTTTAGCGTCAAGGATTAAGCCTTTTACGCCGGTGTATCTGGATAGGTCTATTGAAATAGAATTACCTGAAATCTTGTCTACCTCCAGTCCAACGTATCTCTTTATTAGGTCTAAGACTTCAACATCTAATACTAAGGGGTTCTTCAGCCTTATTTGCCCATCTGAGACTGTGAGTTCTAAGGTAGTGTTCAGTGAGTGTATTACCGAAGGTAATGTATAGGAAGGGTTTGCGTTCTTAAAACTTAGCTCTCTATATATTGACGCGATCTCGAAGATTGTGAAGTATAACTTTCTTATCACATCACCGTAAGTCCTTTCAAGTCTGAAGTTTAGTTCCCAAGCTAATTTCCTCTTAATATAGTCAAGCCCCTCGTCACTAAGTATTTTATACTTATTAAACAGTTCGTTTAAGTCTTTATACCCGTAGAATACTTTGCAAGGCATAATACGTAGTTGTAATCATAATAAATAAAAAAATGTTATGAAGTTTCTAAAACTCTCCGAATAAGAATATAAAACCGATGAAATGAATATACTATCTATGTGGTGGTGGAAATATTACCTTATGTCCTTTCTTGTCGTGCTTATTACTGAAACGGTCATATCTCTAATAGTACCCTCAACAATTATCTATACTTGCGCCGAACTAGTTGTTGCATTTTTTATTTGGTACCTTGTTTCGCCCTACCTTATGAGAACAGCTTTTAAAATTAGAGAGGTAAAAGATGAAAATTTATTAAGGTTAACCAGTTATGCTTCAGCTCTATTGGGTGTGAAGAGGGTAAAGGTGTATGAAATACAAGCGAGTTATTTGAACGCAATAGCCTTCGGAAACGTATTTTCTAATGCGGTGGCTATAACTAGACCTCTAATCGAAGGTCTGAACGATAGGGAGATAATAGCAGTATTGGCACATGAGTTTGCTCATATAAAAAATAAAGATACAGAAGTCCAATGGTTTTACATCTTAGGGATAAACATGGTTTACGTCTTCGTGTCGTTCTATTTCCTCCCACTTGGCTTAGCAGTCTTGGGTTTAGGAATATTGAGTATGTTCTACTTGCACAAGTATTTAGAAAAGAAGGCCGACATTACAGCGGCTAATATGGCACCTTGGATACCTGAGTACTTGTCTTATGCTCTCATAAAAATAGCATATCTATCCCCTTCTCTGCCTACATCCGTCCTAAAGTATTTCCCTGAATTCCAGTTGTTCTTTATAAAGCAGAGCCTAATTAGTACTACGCAAAAGGATAAGTTATTATCCACCCACCCCAGCCTGAGCGAGAGACTAAGGTATTTAGAAGATATTTCTAAAAGATGGCAAAAAAACTATTACATGTGATTATCGGGTCGTTTACAGATCCATGACAATTTCTATTTGTCTTATTAAAATACTTTATGTCAATTATACATTAGGATAAAAATAATACTAAAATGCTAGCAGGAGGGATATGGGGGGAGTGGAATAATTTAAATTAAATAGAATATCTATTAAACATTCAGTTATTTGTACACAAATTATACTAATTCACGAAATATCGTTACAATTTATAACGGAAACGTGAGCACCCTGACTATAAGTCCGGTTTTGGGTACCTGCTCCAGTACAAGTCTTTACCTTTCCTGATCTCCAATACCCTGTGTAATGGGATCACGTCTTCCGAATCCTTGAGGTAGATGTACGTGTTGTCTACTCTCTCTATAACATCAAATGGTATGTTGGAGCTCCCCTTTTCCCTGTCCCTAATTACCAGAGAGAAACTGGACTTATCCTTCTCACTCCACAATACTCTATTTATAGCGTCTTTAATCCTCAAACCAGACCACTGTTAATCTCTTGGCTAATATTTAATGCCTCAAGTTTCGTATCGTGTAGGAATGTTATAAAGTCTTTTAGCACGTTAAACGATAGGTAAAACAACCCCTTGGTCACCTTCTTAGAGTAGTTATCCACGAAGGAAATATAAGTAGGTAACATTTCCTTTGTGATACCGCTAAATACCTCTTGTAGGGAATTATTTAGTACACTTAGGTTTAAGCCCTCTATCCTGAAGAAGGTCTGTATCCCGCCAGGTATTTTAAGAATGGCATAGTACGCGTATCTCTCGGGTATGTCTTCCGCGTTTATGATTACTTGGTCAATGTCGTCTCTTTTTACGTCTATCTCACTGACTATCCTTATAGGCCCTATAAGGCAAAGCCCTATAGTGGAATTACACTGCTTTTCTGAGATGAGTTCAAGTAGTTCTGCGTCTGTCAAGTCCGGGACTCTATTTATCCCGATAAATTTTCCTATTCCGCTTATTTGTCTCAATTTTCTAGAATTTTCTAGCCTTTTTACGACTCCTATTACATCCCTACTTTTAATCATGTCTAACCTTTCCTTAATTAAAGTAGCATAAGCCCACCTGTGTGTTATCCTCCCCCAATGCTTTAATACGTCCCTATCTTTAGGCAGCCCAAACTGGAACGAGCTGGAAAGCTCAATAGGTGTAGGGAAAAGCGGTCCGTCCAAGATTAGGAGTTTTTCCTTGGTCGCTTGCCTTATCAGGTTATTTTCAGCCTCTAGCCTAAGTTCATCGGCAACGTCGTCTAAATGATAAAGGCTCTCTCGCCTTATACCTTCTTTTGTCTCAACTTCGACTTCGTCGACAGCGAACTCATAGCCAACTACGTTAGCGGTAGCTATCCCAACAGTGTTTAGCGCTTTCTGCAATATCCTTAAAAACTCTAGGTAGGAAGCTACCCCTATATACCTTCCACTAACGTCGAACGGGTATATTAATCTGTCTCTATCGGTAGAATATAGTGCTCCCCCCACTACAACTAAATCTAAAAAAGTAGTTCTCAGCATCCTACTCGAACTGTCCACCGATGCCACTGAGGAGCCATCTCCTTTAAGAGAGAAAAGGTCAAGGGTCTCTATTTTATCACTTAGGAGCTGTAAATTCTCTTTATCGTCCCCTAGATCGGTTCTCGGGGTATATGTATGGACGATACTAGTAGCTCTATCTTTCAATTTGCTTATTTCGACGCCTAGTTTTAAAAGATCGTACTGGATATCAGCTTCACTCTTGGACATTAAATAAGAATTGCCTTTTAATTTTAATTAACATTACGTTGTGCAAATTACTCCCCAACTGAGTCTTTCACGCGTCCTTTGAAATCGGAATACTCTCTGTTAAAATTAGTATAATTCTATATAAATACTGCAATATACGAAAGGTTATTTCGGATAAATTAAGATGTTGACTTGTCATATTATACTTTTAAACGGTACTAGTATTGCTTGGTTTAAATGCGATGTGATAACCTCATTCTATTTATATGATTAGAGACCGTAAAGGGCGGTGAAAGACCTTTAACCCATATCCCCAAATATTGGGAGTATTATCCATTTACTAATTTATCTAATTCTTTATCGTGATGATGAAGAAGGTAAAATTAACTCTCCGCATACGTTTAAATCTCTTATCTGTTCAAGTGACATTTTACCTATTTCTTCGCTTTTTATTATTTCTGGTCTCCTCCTTGTATAGTCGGACTTCAGGACTACCCACGCGTTAATTAAAGTCCTATTAATCCAGTTATCTAGGTTTACTTCAAATGGGAAGTTTGTAGTTTCGAGGAATTTAAACAACTCCTCTAATTCGTCACTTTTGGCACTCCTAACGTGCCATTTTATTTTTCTTTTACCCACGTATTTTTCACCTTTTCCCGGTATAAGTACCATCCCCATAGCTCCCTTAACTCTGTAAGTTGACGTATCAACGCTATCCGCGTTATAAAACACTTTTCTCATGAACGGGGACCCTGCGCCCATGACGTGCAAATTTTTAGTCTTATTCCTTAGGTAGTGGTACATGGCTATAATAGTAGTCCTACCTATACCTCGATGGAGTAGAGGGGGTACTACTCCTCCATAGGCTATAACTTTTGGTGGGTGAGAATTATAAAAGTCTAAGGCTTTATCTATGAAGTCCAAAGGGTAAGCGTGGATTACTGGGATTACATCAATTTCAGCCTCATATAGTTTTAGGTAATACTCAAAAGTCTCTTTAGCCGGAGGGGAACAGACGGGTGTCGGGATGTCTAAAGAAATAAAATAATCTCCCCCTACGTTTTTGTAACGCTTTATCACATCATTAACGTCTATTTTGATACCTTTTCTCATTATTTGATACCCGCCGCTATCGACCCAAGTCTCGTTATCCCACGTGCGCTCAATTTCTCTAAGCTGGTTTATCATAATTGGCGTCCCCAGTTTCCATATGGGTATCCTAAGGTCAGGCATCCCGAGTATTACTTTCATTGAGAGAAATAATAGTAATACCAGGTTATAAAGTAATACTAAAGGTAGAAGCGATAACGAGCTAAAAGTATTATAGCCTTAAATAAGTCTGTATT belongs to Stygiolobus caldivivus and includes:
- a CDS encoding winged helix-turn-helix domain-containing protein, producing the protein MLEFNKRKRDKYDIIADILSACKEDGINKTRLMYSAGITYEVAKKYLPELETKGYIARKDNVYYLTQKGKEALEVLQQIKAKKNELKNLVDKFKKIEVKSKQ
- a CDS encoding IS1 family transposase — translated: MGIHNMNLVTLAQLILLVLRNLNFKPRKHELEDLAYAIAAYLLGVQVTKLGTPPSTLYYYTKKLGVKRRRGERPPCPSCKSNRVVKNGSSRGKTKYKCKTCGKTSYQATNHKMSKEQKERVLKEYTNRMSMRGIARVEGKPLTTIYSFIRRKGVEAYAYLLLLQGRLEGFTAKATVLDESWTYVWVRHGQKREDLWIWNALADGVPFFITGDRDYMTFSFLQDPLPESRVYYTDGYSVYQVLDKHVVGKEYTYTVESYHSYCRAHLARLARDTRAVNRDVGIVEYSLALLNVMYPVVYSRERTPLNEAYLKGIHYIRNKLI
- a CDS encoding M56 family metallopeptidase — its product is MWWWKYYLMSFLVVLITETVISLIVPSTIIYTCAELVVAFFIWYLVSPYLMRTAFKIREVKDENLLRLTSYASALLGVKRVKVYEIQASYLNAIAFGNVFSNAVAITRPLIEGLNDREIIAVLAHEFAHIKNKDTEVQWFYILGINMVYVFVSFYFLPLGLAVLGLGILSMFYLHKYLEKKADITAANMAPWIPEYLSYALIKIAYLSPSLPTSVLKYFPEFQLFFIKQSLISTTQKDKLLSTHPSLSERLRYLEDISKRWQKNYYM
- a CDS encoding DUF504 domain-containing protein; the encoded protein is MRIKDAINRVLWSEKDKSSFSLVIRDREKGSSNIPFDVIERVDNTYIYLKDSEDVIPLHRVLEIRKGKDLYWSRYPKPDL
- a CDS encoding DNA double-strand break repair nuclease NurA; translated protein: MSKSEADIQYDLLKLGVEISKLKDRATSIVHTYTPRTDLGDDKENLQLLSDKIETLDLFSLKGDGSSVASVDSSSRMLRTTFLDLVVVGGALYSTDRDRLIYPFDVSGRYIGVASYLEFLRILQKALNTVGIATANVVGYEFAVDEVEVETKEGIRRESLYHLDDVADELRLEAENNLIRQATKEKLLILDGPLFPTPIELSSSFQFGLPKDRDVLKHWGRITHRWAYATLIKERLDMIKSRDVIGVVKRLENSRKLRQISGIGKFIGINRVPDLTDAELLELISEKQCNSTIGLCLIGPIRIVSEIDVKRDDIDQVIINAEDIPERYAYYAILKIPGGIQTFFRIEGLNLSVLNNSLQEVFSGITKEMLPTYISFVDNYSKKVTKGLFYLSFNVLKDFITFLHDTKLEALNISQEINSGLV
- a CDS encoding acyl-CoA dehydrogenase family protein, yielding MDFEFSEEEKLLKEDIHEFLAKKLRPIMKNIDQEEKIPRDFVREAGKMGIWGTIFSKDVGGLQLPMTSAVVIAEELGWADFSLATGVMYVLEEGWGYVLDKLGNNDLRQEVLPKVIEGEHFLGVASTEPTGGSDVASIRTQAIREGDHYVISGQKVYISGALEAKEWGGGHLVLTKTNPKEKHKGISIIYVPATLDNVRVSKINNMGRMGISTAIVSYDNVEVPLRNLVGEENRGFYHAMEGFNHARVLVAGICLGAARAILDQGIEYIKNREAFGQKLKDFQAIAFEASELYTRLEMARLLTYKAAWAIDKGLRDAHIIVAMAKLTSPQTALDIAKSVMMWMGGYGYSKDAMIEAGFRGIVSYLVGAEGAMNIMKLIISRGILG
- a CDS encoding DUF4898 domain-containing protein, with protein sequence MESFSREDKMLFKVLGVNPNKVSYKRISAKLITDFEKFFSMIIPKDVEEIILLLSPQINGEEIVKSLNKKYPQASIFAILIDSLKDDEILLITR